A single window of Kiloniellales bacterium DNA harbors:
- a CDS encoding putative nucleotidyltransferase substrate binding domain-containing protein — protein sequence MQPRTKIFAHLVRDYMRSDPVVVAPETSVSDLIERLSAGHRTSALVVDPEGRLAGIITEQDVTRRIVLRCSGDEPVSGFMSAPVKAIAAGDYLYHAIARMRTFGWRHMPVVDGDGRPVGLIDLHAALAVAAESTLREIESISQDDSREGLRQVKAAQVELAESLFADRVPAPEIQAVITRINRDIHCRVIDRALAEMAEEGMGSPPVRFELLIMGSGGRGENYLYPDQDNGFILDDYPDDEHGRIDPFFIALAERLTESLDAIGFPYCLGYVMATNPLWRKTRSQWRAQIGIWGRRGSAIAAQLGDIFFDFRGAYRDTGFAEELREIVTETAKSSPHFLRALYEESERTSVALGWFGRLLGDRDKGGKINLKHRGTLPLVTGLRMLSLKHGVAATSTLRRIEALCQLDVLNRNQADYLTGAFHHITGLLLRQQLADFQAGEPVGNYVHPDRLSRRERDMLIDGFKAIEELSLKAKEALTGRIF from the coding sequence GTGCAGCCCCGCACCAAGATCTTCGCGCACCTGGTCCGCGACTACATGCGGAGCGACCCGGTCGTGGTCGCTCCGGAGACGTCGGTGTCCGACCTCATCGAGCGGCTCTCTGCCGGGCACCGCACCTCCGCGCTGGTGGTCGACCCCGAAGGCCGGCTCGCCGGCATCATCACCGAACAGGACGTGACTCGGCGCATCGTGCTCCGCTGCAGCGGCGACGAGCCGGTCTCGGGCTTCATGTCCGCCCCGGTCAAGGCGATCGCGGCGGGCGACTACCTCTACCACGCGATCGCCCGCATGCGCACCTTCGGTTGGCGCCATATGCCGGTGGTCGACGGCGACGGCCGGCCGGTCGGGCTGATCGACCTCCACGCGGCCCTCGCGGTCGCCGCCGAGTCGACGCTGCGCGAGATCGAGTCGATCAGCCAGGACGACAGCCGCGAGGGGCTGCGCCAGGTCAAGGCCGCGCAGGTCGAGCTAGCCGAGAGCCTGTTCGCCGACCGGGTCCCGGCGCCCGAGATCCAGGCGGTCATTACCCGGATCAACCGCGATATCCACTGCCGGGTGATCGACCGGGCGCTCGCCGAGATGGCCGAGGAGGGCATGGGCTCGCCGCCCGTGCGTTTCGAGCTGCTTATCATGGGATCGGGCGGGCGCGGCGAGAACTACCTCTACCCGGACCAGGACAACGGCTTCATCCTCGACGACTATCCCGACGACGAGCACGGCCGGATCGACCCCTTCTTCATCGCGCTGGCCGAGCGCTTGACCGAATCGCTCGACGCCATCGGCTTCCCCTACTGCCTTGGCTACGTCATGGCGACCAACCCCCTGTGGCGCAAGACCCGCAGCCAGTGGCGCGCGCAGATCGGCATCTGGGGCCGGCGGGGCAGCGCCATCGCCGCTCAGCTCGGGGACATTTTCTTCGACTTCCGCGGCGCCTACCGCGACACCGGCTTCGCCGAGGAGCTGCGCGAGATCGTCACCGAGACCGCGAAGAGCTCGCCGCACTTTCTTCGGGCGCTCTACGAGGAATCGGAACGGACCAGCGTCGCCCTCGGCTGGTTCGGCCGCCTGCTCGGCGACAGGGACAAGGGCGGAAAGATCAACCTCAAGCACCGCGGCACCCTGCCGCTGGTTACGGGGCTGCGCATGCTCTCTCTGAAGCACGGCGTCGCGGCGACCTCGACGCTGCGCCGTATCGAGGCGCTCTGCCAGCTGGATGTGCTGAACCGCAACCAGGCGGACTACCTGACCGGCGCCTTCCATCACATCACCGGCCTCCTGCTTCGCCAGCAGCTGGCCGACTTCCAAGCCGGCGAGCCGGTCGGCAACTACGTTCATCCCGACCGCCTCTCGCGCCGCGAGCGCGACATGCTGATCGACGGTTTCAAGGCGATCGAGGAGCTAAGCCTCAAGGCCAAGGAGGCCCTGACCGGCCGCATCTTCTAG
- a CDS encoding pyridoxine 5'-phosphate synthase, with protein MTKLSVNLNKVALLRNQRDIGYPSVVEAAHLVIGAGAHGITVHPRPDERHIRRSDARELSAMLARDYGRRVEYNIEGNPTPDFLDLIEELRPTQVTLVPDDPHQRTSDHGWDMARDEGFLTEVVAGIQALGCRVSLFLDPEPGAIAAVARSGADRIELYTEPYAIAHGGPDQARVLADYRATSEVARERGIAVNAGHDLNLENLPDLIAGIPWIAEVSIGHAITADALRFGFPAAVGHYLRALDAVPLGSVPAYA; from the coding sequence ATGACCAAGCTTAGCGTCAATCTGAACAAGGTCGCCCTGTTGCGCAACCAGCGGGATATCGGCTATCCCTCGGTGGTCGAGGCCGCTCACCTGGTGATCGGCGCCGGGGCGCACGGCATCACGGTACACCCCCGCCCGGACGAGCGGCATATCCGCCGCAGCGACGCCCGCGAACTCTCGGCTATGCTGGCGCGCGACTACGGCCGGCGGGTCGAATACAACATCGAGGGCAACCCGACGCCGGATTTCCTCGACCTGATCGAGGAACTGCGGCCGACCCAGGTGACCCTGGTGCCCGACGACCCGCACCAGCGGACCTCGGACCACGGCTGGGACATGGCCCGGGACGAGGGCTTCCTGACCGAGGTGGTGGCGGGCATCCAGGCACTGGGCTGCCGGGTCTCGCTGTTCCTCGACCCGGAGCCGGGCGCGATCGCCGCCGTGGCGCGCAGCGGCGCTGACCGAATCGAGCTTTACACCGAGCCCTACGCCATTGCCCACGGCGGCCCGGACCAGGCGCGGGTGCTGGCCGACTACCGCGCGACCTCGGAGGTCGCCCGGGAGCGGGGCATCGCGGTCAACGCGGGCCACGACCTGAACCTGGAGAACCTGCCGGACCTGATCGCCGGCATTCCCTGGATCGCCGAGGTCTCGATCGGCCACGCGATCACCGCCGATGCGCTGCGTTTCGGCTTCCCGGCCGCAGTCGGGCACTACCTGCGCGCCCTCGACGCTGTGCCGCTCGGGTCGGTGCCGGCCTACGCCTGA
- a CDS encoding PLP-dependent aminotransferase family protein: MDTIWRPGLEQSEGPIYRAIAERLAEDIRSAKLAPGTRLPTMRALADELSITVGTVYRAYELAEKKGLIVRELGRGTYVRDQRAPAAENAPERDGAVDLSRNEPVDIPLGSTLRRSLQELARDGDLDGLLDYGFSQGQPRHREALAQWIKARGYDADPEHLIVTSGAQQALTIALGALARAGDTLMVEALTYPGIKNLARLFGLALRPVAVDDDGLLPDDFAAACAEGARVLFCMPNVHNPTTATLSLERRRAIAETAARHGVRIIEDDVYPRATAAPLPAFAELYPEATVYISSLSKTVAPGLRVGSIACPRGLYPDLVAVTQTTSWMAPPLMAELACRWIEDGTAAALAAQRDQVTRDLGDIAARGLAGLPYRAEPHNGHLWIPLARPWTGTEFAGEAAERNVLVAPAEDFAIDPSRAPAAVRVCLPKIPEEILLDALGKLVTLAQAGPGPAGFRM; encoded by the coding sequence ATGGATACAATCTGGCGTCCCGGCCTCGAACAGAGCGAGGGCCCGATCTATCGGGCGATCGCCGAGCGTCTCGCCGAGGACATCCGCAGCGCAAAACTGGCGCCCGGCACCCGCCTGCCGACCATGCGGGCCCTGGCCGACGAGCTCTCGATCACCGTCGGTACGGTCTACCGGGCCTATGAGCTGGCCGAGAAGAAGGGCCTGATCGTCCGCGAGCTGGGGCGCGGCACCTATGTCCGCGACCAGCGGGCGCCCGCCGCCGAAAACGCCCCGGAGCGCGACGGGGCGGTCGATCTCAGCCGGAACGAGCCGGTCGACATCCCGCTCGGCAGCACGCTGCGGCGATCGCTCCAGGAGTTGGCCCGCGACGGCGACCTCGACGGCCTGCTCGACTACGGCTTCTCCCAGGGCCAGCCGCGCCACCGCGAGGCCCTGGCCCAATGGATCAAGGCGCGCGGCTACGACGCCGACCCCGAGCACCTGATCGTGACCAGCGGCGCCCAGCAGGCGCTGACCATCGCGCTCGGCGCGCTCGCCCGGGCCGGCGACACCCTGATGGTCGAGGCCCTGACCTATCCCGGGATCAAGAACCTGGCGCGGCTCTTCGGGCTCGCGCTGCGCCCGGTCGCGGTCGACGACGACGGCTTGTTGCCGGACGACTTCGCCGCCGCCTGCGCCGAGGGCGCGCGGGTGCTGTTCTGCATGCCCAACGTGCACAACCCGACGACCGCGACGCTGAGCCTCGAGCGCCGGCGGGCCATCGCCGAGACCGCGGCCCGACACGGCGTCCGGATCATCGAGGACGACGTCTACCCACGCGCCACGGCAGCCCCCCTGCCCGCCTTCGCGGAACTCTACCCCGAGGCCACGGTCTACATCTCCAGCCTTTCCAAGACCGTCGCGCCGGGGCTCCGGGTCGGCTCGATCGCCTGCCCCCGGGGGCTTTATCCGGACCTGGTCGCGGTCACCCAGACCACGTCGTGGATGGCGCCGCCGCTGATGGCGGAGCTCGCCTGCCGCTGGATCGAGGACGGCACGGCCGCCGCCCTGGCCGCGCAGCGCGACCAGGTGACCCGGGACCTGGGCGACATCGCCGCGCGTGGCCTGGCCGGCCTGCCCTACCGCGCCGAGCCCCACAACGGCCACCTCTGGATCCCGCTGGCGCGGCCCTGGACCGGCACGGAGTTCGCCGGCGAGGCCGCCGAACGCAACGTCCTGGTCGCCCCGGCCGAGGACTTCGCCATCGATCCCAGCCGCGCGCCGGCCGCGGTGCGCGTCTGCCTGCCCAAGATCCCCGAAGAGATCCTGCTCGACGCCCTCGGCAAGCTGGTGACCCTGGCCCAGGCCGGCCCGGGACCAGCGGGCTTTAGGATGTAG
- a CDS encoding cation acetate symporter, with protein sequence MSVQTSGGGSSFTQNLGKIYSLYTLGFLAFFGLMAVLEQFGFGARTIGILFLLFTITIYAVIGFLSRTMQVDAYYVAGREVPALYNGMATAADWMSGASFVALAGGIYFGGYPYLGFVVGWTGGYVLVNSLMAPYLRKFGCYTVPDFIGTRYGGNTARFLAVVVLVVASFTYVTAQINATGTIAARALDIPFGVGVWFGLLGILLCSMLGGMRGVTWTQVAQYIVLIIAYLVPVIWMSNVQGFGIIPHFGYGEAAQRIAELEGQFGLAPAAEAVGKLKVLTTPHFDPQGGFQSWQFVTLAFCMMAGTASLPHILMRYFTTPSVRAARKSVGWSLFFIFLLYFTAPALATLTKLQLLDPNLATAVVGKAVSDVMALEWVQNWASVGMLAVADQNGDGIVQLNEFFMRPDIVVLATPEIAGLPYVISGLVAAGGMAAAMSTADGLLLAIANALSHDLYYKIIDPKAETKTRLVVARILLVVIGVAAALIASLQLTGILGAVAWAFCFACSGLFFPLVLGIWWKRANRQGAIAGMVFGFLAGTAYLYYVHFAGGDPILGLDHLRFGIVGMPVSLIAMIVVSLATEAPDAETQAMVDEVRIPSGETIIGQH encoded by the coding sequence ATGTCAGTTCAAACAAGCGGAGGCGGTTCAAGCTTTACGCAAAACCTGGGTAAGATCTACAGCCTCTATACCCTGGGTTTTCTCGCCTTCTTCGGCCTGATGGCCGTGCTCGAGCAGTTCGGTTTCGGCGCTCGGACCATCGGCATCCTGTTTCTGCTGTTCACCATCACGATCTACGCGGTGATCGGCTTCCTGTCGCGCACCATGCAGGTCGACGCCTACTATGTTGCGGGCCGCGAGGTGCCGGCACTCTACAACGGTATGGCGACGGCGGCGGACTGGATGTCCGGCGCGTCCTTCGTGGCGCTGGCCGGCGGCATCTACTTCGGCGGCTATCCCTACCTGGGCTTCGTTGTCGGCTGGACCGGCGGCTACGTGCTGGTCAACTCGCTGATGGCGCCCTACCTCAGGAAGTTCGGCTGCTACACGGTGCCCGACTTCATCGGCACCCGCTACGGCGGGAACACGGCCCGCTTCCTGGCCGTGGTCGTCCTCGTGGTGGCGTCCTTCACCTACGTTACGGCGCAGATCAACGCCACCGGCACGATCGCCGCCCGCGCGCTCGACATCCCCTTCGGTGTCGGCGTCTGGTTCGGCCTGCTGGGCATCCTGCTCTGCTCCATGCTGGGCGGCATGCGCGGTGTGACCTGGACCCAGGTGGCCCAGTACATCGTGCTGATCATCGCCTATCTGGTGCCGGTCATCTGGATGTCCAACGTCCAGGGCTTCGGCATCATACCGCACTTCGGCTACGGCGAGGCCGCGCAGCGCATCGCCGAACTCGAAGGGCAGTTCGGCTTGGCACCCGCGGCCGAGGCGGTCGGCAAGCTGAAGGTGTTGACCACGCCGCACTTCGATCCGCAGGGCGGCTTCCAGTCCTGGCAGTTCGTCACCCTGGCCTTCTGCATGATGGCGGGCACGGCCTCGCTGCCGCACATCCTGATGCGCTATTTCACCACGCCTTCGGTGCGGGCGGCGCGGAAGTCGGTCGGCTGGTCGCTGTTCTTCATCTTCCTGCTCTACTTCACGGCGCCGGCGCTGGCGACCCTGACCAAGCTGCAGCTGCTCGATCCCAATCTGGCGACGGCAGTGGTCGGCAAGGCGGTCTCCGACGTGATGGCCCTGGAGTGGGTGCAGAACTGGGCATCCGTGGGCATGCTCGCGGTGGCGGACCAGAACGGCGACGGGATCGTTCAGTTGAACGAGTTCTTCATGAGGCCCGATATCGTCGTGCTGGCCACGCCGGAAATCGCCGGCCTGCCCTACGTGATCTCCGGCCTGGTCGCGGCCGGCGGCATGGCGGCCGCCATGTCGACCGCCGACGGCCTGCTGCTGGCGATCGCCAACGCGCTCAGCCATGATCTCTACTACAAGATCATCGACCCGAAGGCCGAGACCAAGACCCGCCTCGTCGTTGCGCGGATCCTCCTGGTCGTGATCGGCGTGGCAGCGGCCCTGATCGCCTCGCTACAGTTGACCGGCATCCTCGGCGCTGTGGCCTGGGCCTTCTGCTTCGCCTGCTCAGGTCTCTTCTTCCCCTTGGTGCTCGGCATCTGGTGGAAGCGAGCCAATAGGCAAGGCGCGATCGCCGGCATGGTGTTCGGATTTCTCGCCGGTACCGCCTACCTCTACTATGTCCATTTCGCGGGCGGCGATCCGATTCTCGGTCTCGACCACCTGCGCTTCGGCATTGTCGGAATGCCGGTCAGCCTGATTGCGATGATCGTGGTCAGCCTGGCCACCGAGGCGCCCGACGCCGAGACTCAGGCCATGGTGGACGAGGTTCGGATCCCGAGCGGCGAGACGATCATCGGGCAACACTAA
- a CDS encoding YggT family protein, with protein sequence MESSDLETSIQFLSAFPLWVIVLDYVLGIVMWTLIGRFAMNIFLPEDSDFFFMRFFVKSTDPLLRVFKPVTPGFLIPQFVPLFVAWFFFMIRFYLMPWLLGYSVMGMLSFPLEGEVARMLYDVFLRTDP encoded by the coding sequence ATGGAAAGCAGCGACCTGGAAACCAGCATCCAGTTCCTTTCCGCCTTTCCGCTCTGGGTGATCGTGCTGGACTACGTGCTCGGCATCGTCATGTGGACGCTGATCGGGCGCTTCGCCATGAACATCTTCCTGCCCGAAGATTCCGACTTCTTCTTCATGCGCTTCTTCGTGAAGTCGACCGACCCGCTGCTCAGGGTTTTCAAGCCGGTCACGCCGGGCTTCCTGATCCCGCAGTTCGTTCCGCTCTTCGTCGCCTGGTTCTTCTTTATGATCCGCTTCTACCTGATGCCCTGGCTGCTCGGCTACTCGGTCATGGGCATGCTGTCCTTCCCGCTGGAAGGCGAGGTCGCGCGGATGCTCTACGACGTCTTCCTGCGTACGGACCCCTGA
- a CDS encoding DUF4212 domain-containing protein, with translation MSEQESARRERHWKKTRNLTYFVLAVWAIFAFVLPWNAQALDSFSFLGFPLGYYIVVQGSLFVFVVLIWFQNLRQDAIDDEYEGSGQ, from the coding sequence ATGTCTGAACAAGAGTCCGCCAGACGGGAACGTCATTGGAAAAAGACCAGAAATCTGACGTATTTCGTGCTGGCAGTCTGGGCGATATTCGCCTTTGTCTTACCGTGGAACGCGCAAGCGCTCGATAGCTTTTCGTTCCTCGGCTTTCCGCTAGGCTATTACATCGTGGTGCAGGGATCGCTGTTCGTTTTCGTCGTCTTGATCTGGTTCCAGAACCTCAGGCAGGACGCGATCGACGACGAATACGAAGGCTCTGGCCAATAG